The proteins below are encoded in one region of Winogradskyella helgolandensis:
- a CDS encoding exonuclease domain-containing protein translates to MYAILDIETTGGKFNEEGITEIAIYQFDGHKVTDQFISLVNPERDIQPFVVNLTGINSNMLKNAPKFYEVAKRIVEITEDCIIVAHNSSFDYRILKTEFKRLGFPFKRKTLCTVELSQQLIPDMPSYSLGKLTRSLGIPMSERHRANGDAMATVKLFKLLLNKDLDKVIVKDAIKVEQKSKMAPNLLDIIDELPSDVGVYYIHNANGEIIYIGKSKNIRKRILQHFTGTNSKSKKIQRLVSTVTYEKTGSELAALLKESAEIKANKPIFNRALRRTIFTHALYSFTDKNGYINLYIDKSSREETPITTFNTRASGKNFMFKAAEDYRLCQKLTDLYTTKTTCFKYDVKECNGACINEEPIAAYNERVNSLIEKFSYSNKDMLIIDKGRTIEEKSVFLIENGIFKGMGFFDLNHQINNRAILKSLITPMDNNRDTQHIIQSYMRRNKRLKIVDLK, encoded by the coding sequence ATTTACGCAATACTAGACATAGAAACCACTGGTGGGAAATTCAATGAAGAGGGCATTACAGAAATAGCAATTTACCAATTTGATGGGCATAAGGTAACGGATCAATTTATTTCTTTGGTGAATCCAGAACGTGATATTCAACCTTTTGTAGTGAATCTTACAGGCATAAATTCTAACATGCTTAAAAATGCACCTAAATTTTATGAGGTTGCCAAACGCATTGTTGAAATCACTGAAGATTGCATCATAGTCGCTCACAATTCTTCGTTTGACTATAGAATCCTAAAAACCGAATTTAAACGTTTAGGATTTCCATTTAAAAGAAAAACACTTTGCACGGTTGAGCTGTCTCAACAACTCATTCCAGATATGCCATCCTATAGTTTAGGTAAATTAACACGCTCTCTAGGTATCCCAATGAGTGAACGCCATAGAGCTAATGGCGATGCAATGGCTACCGTAAAGTTGTTTAAATTACTACTCAATAAAGACCTAGATAAAGTTATTGTTAAGGACGCCATTAAGGTTGAACAAAAATCTAAAATGGCTCCAAATCTATTAGATATTATAGACGAACTACCTTCGGATGTTGGAGTCTACTATATTCATAATGCAAACGGAGAAATCATTTACATTGGCAAAAGTAAGAACATTAGAAAACGAATACTTCAGCATTTTACAGGTACTAATTCTAAATCCAAGAAAATTCAAAGATTAGTGAGTACTGTAACGTATGAGAAAACAGGAAGTGAGCTTGCTGCATTATTAAAAGAAAGTGCAGAAATAAAAGCAAACAAACCCATTTTCAATAGAGCATTACGAAGAACCATTTTCACCCATGCATTATACAGTTTTACAGATAAAAACGGTTATATAAATCTTTATATTGATAAATCTAGCAGAGAAGAAACACCTATTACTACCTTTAATACAAGAGCGAGTGGGAAAAATTTTATGTTTAAAGCTGCTGAAGACTATAGGTTGTGTCAAAAGCTTACCGATTTATACACCACAAAAACAACGTGTTTTAAATATGACGTAAAAGAATGTAATGGTGCATGCATTAATGAAGAGCCTATAGCGGCTTATAATGAAAGGGTGAATTCACTTATTGAAAAATTCAGCTACTCTAATAAAGATATGCTTATCATTGACAAAGGTCGTACAATAGAGGAAAAAAGCGTGTTTTTAATAGAAAATGGGATTTTTAAAGGCATGGGATTTTTTGATTTAAACCATCAAATAAATAATAGAGCCATTTTAAAATCGCTCATTACACCAATGGACAACAATAGAGATACGCAACATATTATTCAAAGTTATATGAGGCGAAATAAAAGGCTCAAAATTGTTGATTTAAAATAA
- a CDS encoding glycosyltransferase: MKAINFSFIIPVYNRPNEIKELLNSFLNIEGQHVYEIVIIEDGSTETSEMVVKQFNNRLNIAYYSKPNSGPGDSRNYGMQKAKGNYFIILDSDVLLPPHYLNEVQQFLEASYYDCFGGPDAAHSSFSNLQKAINFAMTSFITTGGIRGGKQQVENFQPRSFNMGLSKKAFLASGGFGKIHPGEDPDLSLRLHEFGFKTTLIESAFVYHKRRVSWSKFYKQVYKFGMVRPILNQWHPNSKSIVYWFPTLFSLGFIVSIVLATFQINLVLYGYAFYFTLAFVLALILNRSLSVALQAVFAIITQFFGYGYGFLKSTFNLVILGRDPKEAFPELFF, from the coding sequence ATGAAGGCCATTAATTTTTCATTTATTATTCCTGTCTACAACAGACCCAACGAAATTAAAGAACTATTGAATAGTTTTTTAAACATTGAAGGTCAGCATGTTTATGAAATTGTAATTATTGAAGATGGCTCAACCGAAACATCAGAAATGGTGGTTAAGCAATTTAATAACCGATTGAATATTGCATATTATTCTAAACCCAATTCTGGTCCAGGAGATTCTAGGAATTATGGCATGCAAAAGGCAAAAGGTAACTACTTTATCATTTTAGATTCAGATGTATTGTTGCCTCCTCATTATTTAAATGAAGTTCAACAGTTTTTAGAAGCATCATACTACGATTGCTTTGGTGGTCCGGATGCAGCTCATAGTTCATTTTCTAATCTTCAAAAAGCAATTAATTTTGCCATGACGTCTTTTATTACCACAGGAGGTATACGAGGAGGAAAACAACAAGTCGAAAATTTTCAACCGCGAAGTTTTAATATGGGTTTGTCTAAAAAAGCATTTTTAGCTTCTGGTGGTTTCGGAAAAATTCATCCAGGTGAAGATCCCGATTTATCTTTACGATTACATGAATTTGGTTTTAAAACCACACTAATTGAGTCTGCTTTTGTCTATCACAAACGACGTGTATCTTGGTCTAAGTTTTATAAGCAAGTTTATAAATTTGGTATGGTCAGACCAATTCTTAACCAATGGCACCCAAATTCTAAAAGTATAGTCTATTGGTTTCCTACATTATTTAGTTTGGGCTTCATAGTTTCAATAGTATTAGCGACTTTTCAGATTAACTTAGTGTTATATGGTTACGCGTTTTATTTCACCTTAGCTTTTGTATTGGCGTTAATTTTAAATCGAAGTCTAAGTGTGGCATTGCAAGCTGTATTCGCTATAATTACTCAATTTTTTGGATATGGCTATGGTTTTTTAAAATCAACATTTAATTTAGTTATCTTAGGAAGAGATCCTAAAGAGGCATTTCCAGAACTATTTTTTTAA
- a CDS encoding response regulator transcription factor, translating to MEEQNKKILLVEDDPNFGTVLKDYLMMNDYDVVHAKNGMEGFEKFKKDDYDLCILDVMMPYKDGFTLAKEIREKNEDVPIIFLTAKAMKEDVLKGYKVGADDYLNKPFDSEVLLMKIKAIMQRKAKDTVADSKQFEFKIGRFDLNSKLRFLKFDGEEPSKLSPKENELLRLLALHENDLMPRELALTKIWRDDNYFTSRSMDVYIAKLRKYLKPDPNVEILNIHGEGFRLVINNK from the coding sequence ATGGAAGAGCAAAACAAAAAAATTCTTTTGGTAGAAGACGATCCAAATTTTGGAACTGTTTTAAAAGATTATTTAATGATGAACGATTACGACGTTGTCCACGCTAAAAACGGGATGGAAGGTTTTGAAAAGTTCAAAAAGGATGATTACGATCTATGTATTTTAGACGTAATGATGCCTTATAAAGATGGTTTTACATTAGCCAAAGAAATAAGAGAAAAAAACGAAGATGTGCCAATTATTTTCTTAACGGCTAAGGCCATGAAAGAAGATGTACTTAAAGGTTATAAAGTTGGTGCAGACGATTACCTTAACAAACCGTTTGATAGCGAAGTATTGTTAATGAAAATAAAAGCTATAATGCAACGTAAAGCTAAAGATACAGTTGCAGATAGTAAGCAATTTGAGTTTAAAATTGGTCGTTTTGATTTAAATTCTAAACTACGTTTTCTGAAGTTTGATGGTGAAGAACCTTCTAAACTATCACCAAAAGAAAATGAACTATTGCGTTTATTAGCGTTGCATGAAAATGATCTAATGCCAAGAGAATTAGCGTTAACAAAAATCTGGAGAGACGATAATTATTTTACCTCTCGTAGTATGGACGTGTATATTGCTAAATTGCGTAAATACTTGAAACCAGATCCTAATGTTGAAATTTTAAACATACATGGAGAAGGCTTTAGATTAGTAATTAACAACAAATAA
- a CDS encoding DUF3857 domain-containing protein: MIYRFLIVALLVTFLGFSQDYNVAMEVLKSDLELTSYSKDSTANALVIYDYGNSFVDDKTFWLRVQNEQKIKILRTDGIDRGQFEVKLYKGKTSQEKIENIKGTTYNLENGEIRKTHLTKAAIFEEENEKYTLVRFVLPNVKVGSVITVSYETQSRFMSKYHPWYFQGEDPVLYSEYNTSIPANYEYHIKLVGGIPLDTHDISLKKQCLVLGNGASADCSISKYIMKNIPAYKPEDYTTTSLNYTSRVEYEMSVFKTFDGRTDKITKTWEDADHELKTDSDFGRQISKKSLVKDILPDSISSISDQLKKAKAIYKYVLNNYKWNGKSERYDVSIKTLTKDKVGSAFEINLLLENLLSNEGIKVFPILMSTRNNGLATKVYPVLSDFNYVILKALIDDKSYYLDATDPYLSFGELPFKALNQYGRLINFEEGSYWEDINVNNFSGRIHRVELSSFEDDQFGGTIKSIFQGYHSHKSKRQFNENPNDYLEKKINDYTNITIEDHEVLDTDTSTFNETMDISIQPEFIGNKIYFNPFIIKFFDKNPFQLQERTYPIDFGYKDIYNYSMIIKLNDNLQVIDIPESVNYALPNKSGSLLFNIESKNNEILLYFLVKFNQAIYPPDYYPYLKSFMDKVVELQNNTIITLEKQ, translated from the coding sequence ATGATTTATAGGTTTTTAATTGTAGCACTATTAGTGACTTTTTTAGGTTTTTCACAAGATTATAATGTGGCTATGGAAGTTCTTAAAAGTGATTTAGAACTCACCTCCTATTCTAAAGATTCTACAGCTAATGCGTTAGTAATATATGATTATGGAAACAGTTTTGTAGATGACAAAACCTTTTGGCTCCGGGTACAAAATGAGCAAAAGATTAAAATTTTAAGAACTGATGGTATCGATAGAGGTCAATTTGAGGTTAAATTATACAAAGGAAAAACATCTCAAGAAAAAATTGAAAATATTAAAGGCACAACCTATAACCTAGAAAATGGTGAAATTAGAAAAACACACTTAACAAAAGCAGCTATTTTTGAAGAGGAAAACGAAAAGTATACACTTGTTAGATTTGTATTGCCTAATGTTAAAGTAGGAAGTGTAATAACAGTAAGTTACGAAACACAATCCCGATTTATGTCTAAATACCACCCTTGGTATTTCCAAGGTGAAGATCCCGTTTTGTACAGTGAGTACAATACTAGTATACCAGCAAATTACGAATATCACATAAAATTAGTAGGAGGCATTCCTTTAGACACTCATGATATCAGTTTAAAAAAACAATGTTTAGTCCTCGGGAATGGTGCAAGTGCAGATTGTAGTATTTCTAAATACATTATGAAAAACATACCGGCATACAAACCTGAAGATTATACTACTACATCCTTAAACTACACGTCTAGAGTAGAATATGAAATGAGTGTCTTTAAAACGTTTGACGGAAGAACAGATAAAATCACTAAAACATGGGAAGATGCTGATCATGAACTGAAAACAGATTCTGATTTTGGAAGACAAATCAGTAAAAAGAGTCTTGTAAAAGATATTTTACCAGACTCCATTTCATCAATTTCAGATCAACTCAAAAAAGCAAAAGCGATTTACAAGTATGTTCTTAATAATTATAAATGGAATGGAAAATCTGAACGTTATGATGTGTCTATAAAAACCCTTACTAAAGATAAAGTTGGTAGTGCATTTGAAATAAATTTATTACTAGAAAACCTTTTATCTAATGAGGGTATCAAAGTGTTTCCTATTTTAATGTCTACTAGAAATAATGGTTTGGCGACTAAAGTTTACCCTGTACTTTCAGATTTTAATTATGTGATTTTAAAAGCTTTAATAGATGACAAAAGCTATTATTTGGATGCTACTGACCCATATCTTTCGTTTGGCGAGTTACCCTTTAAAGCTTTAAATCAGTACGGAAGACTCATAAATTTTGAAGAAGGTAGTTATTGGGAAGATATTAATGTCAATAATTTTTCTGGACGCATACATCGTGTAGAACTATCTTCATTTGAAGATGATCAATTTGGCGGTACTATAAAAAGTATATTTCAAGGCTATCATTCTCATAAATCTAAACGTCAGTTTAATGAAAATCCTAATGATTATTTAGAGAAAAAAATAAATGATTATACTAACATCACCATTGAAGATCATGAAGTCTTAGACACAGATACCTCCACTTTTAATGAAACGATGGATATTAGTATTCAACCAGAATTTATTGGTAATAAAATTTATTTCAATCCTTTTATCATTAAATTCTTTGATAAAAATCCCTTTCAACTTCAAGAACGAACATATCCAATTGATTTTGGTTACAAAGACATTTATAATTACAGCATGATAATAAAACTCAATGATAATTTACAAGTTATTGATATACCTGAATCAGTTAATTATGCTTTACCTAACAAATCGGGAAGTCTTTTATTTAATATAGAGTCAAAGAATAATGAAATTTTACTTTATTTTCTAGTTAAATTTAATCAAGCTATTTATCCACCAGATTATTATCCGTATTTAAAGTCGTTTATGGATAAAGTTGTCGAACTTCAAAATAATACTATAATTACTTTAGAAAAGCAATAA
- a CDS encoding ion transporter, with amino-acid sequence MISNQKHNWKNKIHEVIYEADTPSGKLFDILLLIFILVSILLVMLESVVSIDRQYHELLYIGEWVVTILFSIEYILRIISVKKPFKYIFSSFGIIDFLSTIPMYLSFIFVGSQALVTLRALRLLRVFRILKLARYLGASNHLKASLVASRVKIMVFLFAVMITSVIFGTIMYLVEGEANGFDNIPKSVYWCVVTLTTVGFGDIAPQTPLGQFITTFIMILGYGIIAVPTGIVSAEYVRAGRKTDLGNDATENEALEAYAYKHSNEPSDNITIHLNSQHCSNCHASDHRDNADFCYNCGNQLHH; translated from the coding sequence ATGATATCGAATCAAAAGCATAATTGGAAAAACAAAATACATGAAGTTATCTATGAGGCTGACACTCCTTCCGGAAAACTTTTTGACATATTATTGTTAATATTCATATTAGTTAGTATCCTTTTAGTGATGCTCGAAAGTGTCGTTAGTATTGATAGACAATACCACGAGCTCTTATATATTGGCGAGTGGGTTGTAACTATATTATTTTCTATTGAATATATCTTAAGAATAATTTCAGTTAAAAAACCTTTTAAATATATATTTAGTTCATTTGGAATCATCGACTTCTTATCCACCATACCAATGTATTTATCTTTCATATTTGTTGGTTCCCAAGCTTTAGTCACCTTAAGAGCATTACGATTACTTAGGGTTTTTAGAATTTTAAAACTGGCGAGATATTTAGGGGCTTCAAATCACCTAAAAGCATCATTAGTAGCAAGTCGTGTAAAAATTATGGTTTTCTTATTTGCTGTAATGATTACTTCTGTCATTTTTGGTACTATTATGTATTTAGTTGAAGGAGAAGCGAATGGTTTTGACAATATACCTAAGAGCGTTTATTGGTGTGTTGTAACACTTACCACTGTTGGGTTTGGTGATATTGCACCACAAACTCCTCTAGGCCAATTTATTACAACTTTTATTATGATTTTAGGTTACGGTATTATTGCTGTGCCTACAGGAATTGTTTCCGCGGAATATGTTAGAGCTGGTAGAAAGACCGATTTAGGAAATGATGCAACAGAAAATGAAGCTTTAGAAGCATATGCTTATAAGCATTCAAATGAACCTTCGGATAATATCACTATTCATCTCAATTCGCAACATTGTTCTAATTGTCATGCTTCTGATCATAGAGATAATGCTGATTTCTGTTATAATTGCGGAAACCAACTTCATCATTAA
- the coaE gene encoding dephospho-CoA kinase (Dephospho-CoA kinase (CoaE) performs the final step in coenzyme A biosynthesis.): MVVGLTGGIGSGKSTILKCFQSYGIPVYIADDEAKALMNRSKVIRRKLIHLFGEKAYENDTLNRPYLASKIFNDKTLLAKMNAIVHPKVATHFKQWLNKQDAAYVIKEVAIIFENNLQNQYDYIITVVADKDLRIKRVMQRDGVSREKVEAIMKNQWSDEDKIKKSDFVIVNDNLKEAQKQALKIHKKLLKKLNS, encoded by the coding sequence ATGGTAGTAGGATTAACAGGCGGAATAGGAAGTGGTAAGTCCACTATTTTAAAGTGTTTTCAATCTTATGGAATTCCGGTATATATTGCAGACGATGAAGCCAAGGCGTTAATGAATCGTTCAAAAGTTATACGTCGTAAGCTGATACATTTGTTTGGCGAGAAAGCTTATGAAAACGATACGTTAAACAGACCATATTTAGCGTCTAAAATTTTTAATGATAAGACATTACTTGCTAAAATGAATGCTATTGTGCATCCAAAAGTAGCCACACATTTTAAACAGTGGCTTAACAAACAAGATGCAGCATACGTTATTAAAGAAGTTGCAATAATTTTTGAAAACAATCTTCAGAATCAATATGATTATATCATCACAGTCGTTGCAGATAAAGATTTACGCATTAAGCGTGTTATGCAACGCGATGGTGTTTCACGAGAAAAAGTGGAGGCAATTATGAAGAACCAATGGTCAGACGAAGACAAAATTAAAAAGTCAGATTTTGTTATTGTCAACGATAATCTCAAAGAAGCTCAGAAACAGGCACTTAAAATTCATAAAAAACTGCTTAAAAAGTTAAATTCCTAA
- the miaA gene encoding tRNA (adenosine(37)-N6)-dimethylallyltransferase MiaA, whose amino-acid sequence MSKLSQNYVITIVGPTAIGKTALSIKLAQHYSSEIVSADSRQFFKEMAIGTAVPSQEELSAAPHHFIQHKSVKESFNVGDFERDAISKIEELHQKNPIVVVAGGSGLYVKAVTNGLDYFPEVDSNIRTTLNLQFETEGLIPLQEQLKNLDPISYNTIAIDNPKRVIRALEICIGTGLPYSSFLTNSEKNRAFKTIKIGLNAERAIIYDRINQRVDLMIENGLLEEAKAMLPYKNLNALNTVGYKELFAYFEGESTLEFAISEIKKNTRRFAKRQLTWFRKDNSITWFDYETDVDAIINYVNLQID is encoded by the coding sequence ATGTCTAAACTTTCCCAAAACTACGTAATTACTATTGTTGGTCCTACTGCCATTGGTAAAACCGCATTAAGTATAAAGTTGGCGCAACATTATAGTTCTGAAATAGTGTCTGCTGACTCTCGTCAATTCTTTAAGGAAATGGCTATTGGTACAGCTGTGCCTTCTCAAGAAGAACTTAGTGCCGCACCACATCATTTTATTCAGCATAAATCGGTTAAGGAATCTTTTAATGTTGGTGATTTTGAGCGTGATGCTATCTCTAAAATTGAAGAATTACACCAAAAAAATCCTATTGTCGTTGTGGCTGGAGGTTCTGGATTATACGTTAAAGCAGTCACTAATGGTTTAGATTATTTTCCTGAGGTTGATTCTAATATTAGAACAACGCTTAATCTTCAATTTGAAACAGAAGGCTTAATACCATTACAAGAACAACTTAAAAACTTAGATCCCATTTCTTATAATACCATTGCGATAGATAATCCTAAACGTGTGATTAGAGCTTTAGAGATTTGCATCGGAACAGGTTTGCCCTATTCTTCTTTTCTAACTAATTCTGAAAAGAACAGAGCATTTAAGACTATTAAGATTGGATTAAATGCAGAACGTGCTATCATCTATGACAGAATTAACCAACGCGTAGATTTAATGATTGAAAACGGGTTACTAGAAGAAGCAAAAGCTATGTTACCCTATAAAAATCTTAATGCATTAAACACCGTTGGTTACAAAGAGTTATTTGCGTATTTTGAAGGAGAATCTACTCTGGAATTTGCTATTTCTGAAATCAAAAAAAATACCAGACGCTTTGCTAAAAGACAACTTACTTGGTTTAGAAAAGACAATTCTATTACGTGGTTTGATTATGAAACTGATGTTGATGCTATAATAAACTATGTCAACTTACAAATAGATTAA
- a CDS encoding YbbR-like domain-containing protein encodes MDQKKRLNILDHLKKKNVKLFILFFIIAFVFLIFSKLSNDYKQTIKLKVNLVNVDDEILLKNDSANYIQAYVEAKGFSLMPFVFSNIKELEVNAKSDVTMKSNSFIFDVAKHKYLIEDQLGNAYDLISIMPDTLLISYSKRASKLVPITFNSAINYAVGYDLKGEFNFNIDSVKVVGSLEEVEKISSVASESLVLNDVKSDIGNIVRLDISDYDNVDVFPKTIEVSGEVARFTEGIIEVPIIITNQPGNVVINYFPKTVTLSYYVDLENYNAIKALDFKVECDYAELEDNQTFLKPKVVKKPNFVKHVNIKQKQIDFIEL; translated from the coding sequence ATGGATCAAAAGAAGCGTTTGAACATACTAGATCATTTAAAGAAGAAAAACGTTAAGCTGTTTATTTTATTCTTTATAATCGCATTTGTGTTTTTAATTTTTTCTAAATTATCTAATGACTATAAGCAAACGATAAAGTTAAAAGTTAATTTGGTTAACGTTGATGATGAAATCTTATTAAAAAACGATTCTGCAAATTATATTCAAGCTTATGTAGAAGCCAAAGGGTTTTCTTTGATGCCTTTTGTATTTAGCAATATTAAAGAATTAGAGGTTAACGCGAAGAGTGATGTTACAATGAAATCTAACAGTTTTATTTTCGATGTTGCTAAACATAAGTATCTTATAGAGGATCAGCTTGGTAATGCTTATGACCTAATTTCTATAATGCCGGACACGTTGTTGATCTCCTACTCTAAAAGGGCATCAAAACTAGTTCCGATTACTTTTAATAGTGCCATTAATTATGCTGTAGGATACGATTTAAAAGGCGAGTTCAATTTTAATATAGATAGTGTAAAAGTTGTAGGATCGTTAGAGGAAGTGGAAAAAATTAGTTCGGTAGCTTCAGAGTCATTGGTTTTAAATGATGTAAAAAGCGATATTGGAAATATTGTGAGGCTAGATATATCAGACTATGATAATGTTGATGTTTTTCCTAAAACTATAGAGGTCTCAGGAGAAGTTGCACGTTTTACAGAAGGCATTATAGAAGTGCCTATTATAATAACCAATCAGCCAGGAAACGTGGTTATTAATTACTTTCCAAAAACGGTGACACTTTCTTATTATGTAGATTTAGAAAATTACAATGCCATAAAAGCTTTAGACTTTAAAGTAGAATGTGATTATGCCGAATTAGAAGACAATCAAACATTTTTAAAACCAAAAGTGGTTAAGAAGCCCAATTTTGTAAAGCATGTTAATATTAAGCAAAAACAAATAGATTTTATTGAATTGTAA
- a CDS encoding sensor histidine kinase, whose translation MGKKLFVLLVILMSLSLIGIIFVQLFFINNSLENEKKNFTFSVKRSLSLVSQAIEEYEYRDYFMKLQPYLSNDNKADSAIIKQLFVATEDEGDDKTIIHRNTVLEERFKVPSLFFEIDADSFNISKLSSERITETYNNTSIDGIRRVDPETRLREYSSLSALDKQVYEDTFKTLLKDKPVYKRVSAAQVETLLKREFRAEGIDLNFEFAIYDDDLATKIRTENFELVDESAYGVYVFLDNNKESSYKLYVDFTDRKKYLLESILWMIVLSIVFTSIIIIAYASAIYQLIRQRQISQIKTDFINNMTHEFKTPIATINLALDSIKNPKIINDQEKVLRYLGMIKEENKRMHAQVENVLRISKLDKNELNISKERLDVNELIEDAVTHVELIVEDRQGYVKTHLDAEHTSILANDTHFTNVIVNILDNAIKYSDDIPKIDVYTENVGNSILIKVTDQGNGMSKAVAKRVFEKFYREHTGNVHNVKGHGLGLAYVKKIVEDHQGHISVESEKGKGSTFIIKMPLIS comes from the coding sequence ATGGGCAAAAAACTATTTGTGTTATTGGTGATCCTAATGAGTTTATCGCTTATAGGTATAATTTTTGTACAATTATTTTTTATAAATAATAGTTTAGAAAATGAGAAGAAGAATTTCACCTTTAGTGTAAAACGATCGTTAAGTTTAGTGTCTCAGGCTATTGAAGAGTACGAGTATCGCGATTACTTTATGAAACTTCAGCCTTATTTAAGTAATGATAATAAGGCGGATTCTGCAATAATTAAACAATTATTTGTAGCCACTGAAGACGAAGGAGATGATAAGACCATAATACATCGTAATACGGTTTTAGAAGAACGTTTTAAGGTGCCATCATTGTTCTTTGAAATTGATGCAGACAGTTTTAATATTAGTAAACTATCTAGTGAACGCATTACTGAAACGTATAATAACACAAGTATAGATGGTATTAGACGTGTAGATCCAGAAACACGATTGAGAGAATATTCTTCTTTAAGCGCGTTAGATAAGCAAGTTTATGAAGATACGTTTAAAACGTTGTTAAAAGACAAACCAGTTTATAAACGGGTTTCAGCGGCACAAGTTGAAACCTTACTAAAAAGAGAATTTAGAGCTGAAGGTATTGATCTTAATTTTGAATTTGCTATTTATGATGATGATTTAGCAACTAAGATACGAACCGAAAATTTTGAATTAGTAGACGAAAGTGCTTATGGTGTTTATGTCTTTTTAGATAATAATAAGGAGAGTAGCTATAAACTCTATGTAGATTTTACAGATAGAAAAAAGTATTTGTTAGAATCTATATTATGGATGATAGTGCTTTCAATAGTTTTTACGAGCATCATAATTATTGCTTACGCAAGTGCTATTTATCAGTTAATTAGACAACGACAAATATCACAGATTAAGACGGATTTTATTAATAATATGACGCACGAGTTTAAAACACCAATTGCAACAATTAATTTGGCATTAGACTCTATAAAAAATCCTAAAATAATCAATGATCAAGAAAAGGTATTGCGTTATTTAGGCATGATAAAAGAAGAAAATAAGCGTATGCATGCACAAGTAGAAAATGTATTGCGTATTTCAAAATTAGATAAAAACGAATTAAATATAAGTAAGGAGCGTTTAGACGTAAATGAATTGATAGAGGATGCTGTAACCCATGTAGAATTAATTGTAGAAGACAGACAAGGTTACGTGAAAACACATTTAGACGCAGAGCACACATCAATTTTAGCAAACGATACACATTTTACAAATGTGATTGTTAATATATTGGATAATGCTATTAAATACTCGGATGATATACCTAAAATAGATGTATATACCGAAAATGTAGGAAATAGCATTCTTATAAAAGTTACAGATCAAGGTAATGGAATGTCTAAGGCAGTTGCCAAAAGGGTGTTTGAGAAATTTTATAGAGAACATACCGGAAACGTACATAATGTAAAAGGACATGGGCTAGGTTTAGCTTATGTAAAGAAAATAGTAGAAGACCATCAAGGTCATATATCAGTAGAAAGTGAAAAAGGAAAAGGCAGTACTTTTATTATAAAGATGCCGTTAATATCATAA
- a CDS encoding VanZ family protein, with protein sequence MNKLFKGITVVFLLFILWIMYSADIGKQNIFFNITDGLPYGDKLGHFFLFGFLTLFLNIALQFKRFKYWQKLPLGTFLVLVFVFLEELSQGYFPNRTLDILDLIADGLGILTFTYMGNLGFKNRVVGLRKAYKD encoded by the coding sequence ATGAATAAGTTGTTTAAGGGAATTACAGTCGTGTTTTTACTCTTTATCCTGTGGATTATGTATTCGGCTGATATTGGTAAGCAAAATATATTTTTCAATATCACAGATGGGCTCCCTTATGGCGATAAATTAGGACATTTTTTTCTCTTTGGTTTCTTAACTTTATTCTTAAATATAGCATTGCAGTTTAAACGGTTTAAGTATTGGCAAAAGTTACCGCTAGGAACGTTTTTGGTTTTAGTATTTGTGTTTTTAGAAGAATTGAGTCAAGGCTATTTTCCAAATAGAACTTTAGATATATTGGATCTTATTGCAGATGGATTAGGTATTTTGACCTTTACCTATATGGGAAATTTAGGTTTTAAAAATAGAGTAGTGGGTTTACGTAAAGCTTATAAAGACTAA